A genomic region of Pseudomonas sp. KU43P contains the following coding sequences:
- a CDS encoding TonB-dependent siderophore receptor, whose amino-acid sequence MSPRPLPFAPFLLLSSCLLSSAVQAATDQPAPIELESQNVVATALEETKQAPGVSIITAEDIKKRPPANDLSQIIRTMPGVNLTGNSTSGQRGNNRQIDIRGMGPENTLILVDGKPVSSRSSVRYGWRGERDSRGDTNWVPADQVERIEVIRGPAAARYGSGAMGGVVNIITKQASGETHGNMTVYQNFPQHGDEGATKRVSFGLNGPLTDALSYRVYGNVAKTDSDDWDINAGHESARTGNQAGTLPAGREGVRNKDVNGLLSWRLTPEQTLEFEAGFSRQGNIYTGDTQNTNSNANVKNMLGKETNILYRENFALTHRGDWDFGSTMAFLQYEKTRNQRINEGLAGGTEGIFSNTDFYTSTLRDLTAHGELNLPLHAWRDQTLTLGSEWTQQKLDDPSANTQSTSEGGAVDGLTSSGRDTRSQAQIFSLFAEDNIELLPGTMLTPALRFDHHSIVGDNWSPSLNLSHALTDTLTLKAGIARAYKAPNLYQLNSDYLLYSRGQGCYGQSTSCYLQGNDNLKAETSINKELGIEYQRDGWVAGLTYFRNDYKNKIDSGLSPIGSASGGTGSYANAAIYQWENIPKAVVEGLEGTLTIPLTEQLKWSNNLTYMLQSKNKQTGETLSVTPAYTLNSMLDWQASDDLSLQLSVAWYGKQKPKKYDYHGERVTGSSNDQLAPYALVGASGTYAISKNLSLTAGIDNLFDKRLFRAGNAQGVNGIEGAGAATYNEPGRTLYTSLTASF is encoded by the coding sequence ATGTCGCCCCGCCCGCTGCCTTTCGCCCCCTTTCTGTTGCTGTCCAGTTGCCTGCTGAGCAGCGCCGTGCAAGCCGCTACCGACCAGCCCGCGCCCATTGAGCTGGAAAGCCAGAACGTTGTGGCTACTGCACTGGAGGAAACCAAGCAGGCGCCGGGCGTTTCCATCATCACCGCCGAAGACATCAAGAAACGCCCACCGGCCAATGACCTGTCGCAGATCATCCGCACCATGCCCGGCGTCAACCTGACCGGCAACTCCACCAGCGGCCAACGCGGCAACAACCGGCAGATCGACATTCGCGGCATGGGCCCGGAGAACACCTTGATCCTGGTCGATGGCAAACCCGTCAGCAGCCGCAGCTCGGTACGCTACGGCTGGCGCGGCGAGCGTGACTCGCGCGGTGATACCAACTGGGTACCGGCCGACCAGGTCGAGCGCATCGAAGTCATCCGTGGCCCGGCCGCGGCCCGCTATGGCTCCGGCGCCATGGGCGGGGTGGTGAACATCATCACCAAGCAGGCCTCTGGCGAAACCCATGGCAACATGACCGTGTACCAGAACTTCCCTCAGCACGGTGATGAAGGTGCCACCAAGCGTGTGAGCTTCGGCCTCAACGGCCCGCTCACCGACGCCCTCAGCTACCGCGTCTACGGCAACGTCGCCAAGACCGACTCGGATGACTGGGACATCAACGCCGGCCACGAATCAGCACGCACCGGCAACCAGGCCGGCACCCTGCCCGCCGGTCGCGAAGGGGTGCGCAACAAGGATGTCAACGGCCTGCTGAGCTGGCGCCTGACGCCTGAGCAAACCCTTGAATTCGAAGCCGGCTTCAGCCGCCAGGGCAACATCTACACCGGTGATACCCAGAACACCAACTCCAATGCCAACGTGAAAAACATGCTGGGCAAGGAGACCAACATCCTCTACCGCGAGAACTTTGCCCTCACCCATCGCGGCGACTGGGATTTCGGCAGCACCATGGCCTTCCTGCAATACGAAAAGACCCGCAACCAGCGCATCAACGAGGGCCTGGCCGGCGGCACCGAAGGTATCTTCAGCAATACCGATTTCTACACCTCGACCCTGCGCGACCTGACTGCCCACGGCGAGCTGAACCTGCCGCTGCACGCCTGGCGCGACCAGACCCTGACCCTGGGCAGTGAATGGACCCAGCAAAAACTCGACGACCCCAGCGCCAACACCCAGAGCACCAGTGAAGGCGGTGCCGTCGATGGTCTGACCAGCAGCGGCCGTGACACGCGTTCGCAAGCACAGATCTTCTCGCTGTTCGCCGAAGACAACATCGAGCTCCTGCCCGGCACCATGCTCACCCCGGCCCTGCGTTTCGACCACCACAGCATCGTCGGCGACAACTGGAGCCCGTCGCTCAACCTGTCCCACGCGCTGACCGACACCCTCACCCTGAAGGCCGGTATCGCCCGTGCCTACAAGGCGCCTAACCTGTATCAGCTCAATTCCGATTACCTGCTCTACAGCCGCGGCCAGGGCTGCTACGGGCAAAGCACCAGCTGCTACTTGCAAGGCAACGATAACCTCAAAGCCGAAACCAGCATTAACAAGGAACTGGGCATTGAGTACCAGCGTGACGGCTGGGTAGCTGGCCTGACGTACTTTCGCAACGACTACAAGAACAAGATCGACTCTGGCCTGAGCCCGATCGGCAGCGCCAGCGGCGGTACCGGCAGCTATGCCAATGCGGCGATCTACCAGTGGGAGAACATCCCCAAGGCTGTGGTCGAGGGCCTGGAAGGTACCCTGACCATCCCGCTGACCGAGCAGCTGAAGTGGAGCAACAACCTCACCTACATGCTGCAGTCGAAGAACAAGCAAACCGGGGAGACCCTGTCGGTTACCCCGGCCTACACCCTCAACTCTATGCTCGACTGGCAGGCCAGCGATGACCTTTCGCTGCAGTTGAGCGTGGCCTGGTACGGCAAGCAGAAGCCGAAGAAGTACGACTACCACGGCGAGCGTGTCACCGGCTCGTCCAACGACCAGCTGGCGCCTTACGCCTTGGTTGGCGCCAGCGGCACCTATGCCATCAGCAAGAACCTGAGCCTGACCGCCGGCATCGACAACCTGTTCGACAAGCGTCTGTTCCGGGCCGGCAATGCCCAGGGCGTAAATGGCATCGAAGGTGCCGGCGCGGCCACCTACAACGAACCGGGCCGTACCTTGTACACCAGCCTGACCGCGTCGTTCTGA
- the ribA gene encoding GTP cyclohydrolase II: MPVVFVAASKLPTPFATFTMHGFLDEATGREHVVLSLGDIADGEPVLGRLHSECLTGDALFSQRCDCGSQLEAALQAIAREGRGVLLYLRQEGRGIGLLNKIRAYELQDGGADTVEANERLGFAADQRDYAMCLPMLEHLGVKSLRLMTNNPRKVKALTDMNIKVAERVPLHTGHNPHNRYYLATKAGKLGHMLGNEHQGEVPQA, from the coding sequence GTGCCCGTCGTCTTTGTTGCCGCCTCTAAACTCCCGACCCCCTTTGCAACGTTCACCATGCATGGCTTTCTCGACGAAGCCACTGGCCGTGAGCACGTAGTGCTCAGCCTGGGTGATATTGCCGACGGTGAGCCGGTGCTGGGGCGTCTGCACTCCGAGTGCCTGACTGGCGATGCCCTGTTCAGCCAGCGGTGCGACTGCGGTTCGCAGCTGGAAGCCGCGTTGCAGGCCATTGCCCGTGAAGGCCGTGGCGTGCTGCTGTACCTGCGCCAGGAAGGACGCGGCATCGGCCTGTTGAACAAGATCCGCGCCTACGAACTGCAAGACGGTGGCGCCGACACTGTCGAGGCCAACGAGCGCCTCGGCTTCGCCGCCGACCAGCGTGACTACGCCATGTGCCTGCCGATGCTCGAGCACCTGGGCGTGAAATCGCTGCGCCTGATGACCAACAACCCACGCAAGGTCAAGGCGCTCACCGACATGAACATCAAGGTTGCCGAGCGTGTACCGCTGCACACCGGCCACAACCCGCACAACCGTTACTACCTGGCCACCAAAGCCGGCAAGCTCGGCCACATGCTGGGCAACGAACACCAGGGCGAGGTGCCTCAGGCGTGA
- a CDS encoding MFS transporter, with the protein MTRGQVKRRLALAWWQYLAVGLVPLPVMAWAFGGGEALIPVLAMPLFIAGAATMFLSLPRFGAYKRALIATSKVLGTAEEPAAWIELARVRRMAMLFACFPAWVAALSVLVGLEAVPQILLVLSTAVILYLYRIPRQLG; encoded by the coding sequence GTGACCCGTGGCCAGGTGAAGCGGCGCCTGGCGCTGGCCTGGTGGCAATACCTGGCGGTCGGCCTGGTGCCGCTGCCAGTGATGGCCTGGGCCTTTGGCGGCGGCGAGGCGCTGATACCCGTGCTGGCCATGCCGCTGTTCATCGCCGGCGCGGCGACCATGTTTCTCAGCCTGCCGCGCTTTGGCGCCTACAAGCGCGCCCTGATCGCCACCTCCAAGGTGCTCGGTACGGCTGAAGAGCCGGCCGCCTGGATCGAGTTGGCGCGCGTGCGACGCATGGCCATGCTGTTCGCCTGCTTCCCGGCCTGGGTCGCCGCGCTGTCGGTGCTGGTGGGGCTCGAAGCCGTGCCGCAGATCCTGCTGGTACTGTCCACCGCGGTAATTCTTTACCTCTATCGCATCCCGCGTCAGTTGGGTTGA
- a CDS encoding exodeoxyribonuclease VII small subunit — MARKKASIDFEQSLADLQALVERLENGELSLEDSLAAFEQGIALTRDCQGALAQAEQKVQILLERDGELAAQPFDAEPEA; from the coding sequence ATGGCCCGCAAAAAAGCCTCCATCGATTTCGAGCAATCCCTCGCCGACCTGCAAGCCCTGGTCGAGCGCCTGGAGAACGGCGAGTTGTCGCTGGAAGACTCGCTGGCCGCCTTCGAGCAGGGCATTGCCCTGACCCGCGATTGCCAAGGCGCCCTGGCCCAGGCCGAGCAGAAGGTGCAGATCCTTCTGGAGCGCGACGGCGAGCTCGCCGCGCAGCCCTTCGATGCGGAGCCTGAAGCATGA
- a CDS encoding TonB-dependent receptor domain-containing protein — protein sequence MKISTFTTLLCLPIPLLAAERDDALKLPDVLISANRQVESRTATSAANTVFTRSDIDRLQPTSITDLLARVPGVQVAPTGGRGSLPGIFIRGTKAAQSLVLVDGVRIANATSGDSGLQFLDVDQIERVEVLRGSRSAIYGSDAIGGVIQIFTRRGDGQGLQPRLRLAAGSDQTFQRSLGLSGGNGETRFNLGASLDETAGIDSTGPSFASDGDHDAYRNKSLNLSLSHTFGERFEAGLNLLDSRGRSEYDNPFGRFDLDTFESVGQKPYTDFAVSSLGTYFDAQINDLWHSRLELGHSENRDDKRDKLSDERFVFNTYRDQVTWQNDLALAEQHNLLIGGDWYEDRVHGSTDFTEDSRWNRAAFIQHRFSGELFSTEVGVRRDQNQQFGGQTTWSGSLTVPLNARNDVLLSYSEGFRAPTFNDLYYPQYSNAELKPERSKSYELQWRSQLTTDSRLETSLYRTDLRDAIIFGEGSIPRNVASARINGLEVALDQQWGEWRSQLGLALIDPRDRDSGHTLARRARRTLSLDLDRQFERFAIGGSWQAVSASYDDEANRNRLGGYGLFGLRGSWAATNELKLEVKLDNVLDKDYSRALYSYDGNDYGYREEGRTALFSVTWTPAL from the coding sequence ATGAAGATCTCGACCTTTACCACCCTGCTTTGCCTTCCCATCCCCCTGCTGGCCGCCGAACGCGACGACGCGCTGAAGCTCCCCGACGTCCTGATCAGCGCCAACCGCCAGGTCGAGTCGCGCACCGCCACCAGCGCCGCCAACACCGTCTTCACCCGCAGCGACATCGACCGCCTGCAGCCCACCAGCATCACCGACCTGCTTGCCCGAGTGCCTGGCGTGCAAGTCGCCCCTACCGGCGGCCGAGGCAGCCTGCCGGGTATCTTCATCCGCGGTACCAAGGCCGCCCAGAGCCTGGTGCTGGTGGACGGTGTGCGCATCGCCAACGCCACCTCCGGCGATAGCGGCCTGCAGTTTCTCGACGTTGACCAGATCGAGCGGGTCGAAGTACTGCGTGGCTCGCGCTCGGCCATCTATGGCAGCGATGCCATCGGTGGGGTCATCCAGATCTTCACCCGCCGTGGCGATGGCCAGGGCCTGCAGCCGCGCCTGCGCCTGGCTGCGGGCAGCGACCAGACGTTCCAGCGCAGCCTGGGGCTTTCGGGCGGTAACGGCGAGACCCGCTTCAACCTCGGTGCAAGCCTCGATGAAACGGCGGGAATCGACTCGACTGGGCCGTCATTCGCCAGCGACGGCGACCATGACGCCTACCGCAACAAGTCGTTGAACCTGAGCCTGAGCCATACCTTTGGCGAACGCTTCGAAGCGGGGCTGAATCTGCTCGACAGCCGTGGCCGCAGCGAATACGACAACCCATTCGGGCGCTTCGACCTCGACACGTTCGAAAGCGTGGGGCAAAAGCCCTACACCGATTTTGCCGTCAGCAGCCTCGGCACCTATTTCGATGCCCAGATCAACGACCTGTGGCATTCGCGACTGGAACTGGGCCACAGCGAAAACCGCGATGACAAACGCGACAAGCTGAGCGACGAGCGTTTCGTCTTCAACACCTACCGCGACCAGGTCACCTGGCAAAACGACCTGGCCCTTGCCGAACAGCACAATTTGCTGATCGGCGGCGACTGGTACGAAGACCGCGTGCACGGCAGCACCGACTTCACCGAGGACAGCCGCTGGAACCGCGCTGCGTTCATCCAGCACCGCTTCAGTGGCGAACTGTTCTCCACCGAAGTGGGCGTTCGCCGCGATCAGAACCAGCAGTTTGGCGGCCAGACCACCTGGAGCGGTAGCCTCACGGTGCCGCTGAACGCCCGGAATGATGTACTGCTGTCCTACAGCGAAGGTTTTCGCGCGCCCACCTTCAATGACCTGTACTACCCGCAGTACAGCAACGCGGAACTCAAGCCTGAGCGGTCGAAAAGCTACGAACTGCAGTGGCGCAGCCAGCTCACCACTGACAGCCGCCTGGAGACGTCGCTGTACCGCACCGACCTGCGCGACGCGATCATCTTTGGTGAAGGCTCGATCCCCCGCAACGTCGCCTCGGCACGCATCAATGGCCTGGAAGTGGCACTGGATCAGCAGTGGGGCGAATGGCGCAGCCAACTTGGCCTGGCCTTGATCGACCCGCGCGACCGTGACAGCGGCCATACCCTGGCCCGCCGCGCCCGGCGCACCCTGAGCCTGGACCTGGACCGTCAGTTCGAACGCTTCGCTATCGGCGGCAGTTGGCAAGCCGTCAGCGCCAGCTACGACGATGAAGCCAATCGCAACCGCCTCGGCGGCTATGGCCTGTTCGGTCTGCGCGGCAGCTGGGCAGCGACGAATGAGCTGAAGCTGGAGGTGAAACTGGATAACGTGCTGGATAAAGACTACAGCAGAGCGCTGTACAGCTACGACGGCAACGACTATGGCTACCGCGAAGAAGGCCGCACGGCCCTGTTCAGCGTCACCTGGACGCCGGCGCTCTAG
- the dxs gene encoding 1-deoxy-D-xylulose-5-phosphate synthase translates to MPTTFQEIPRERPVTPLLDRADTPAGLRRLAEADLETLADELRQELLYTVGQTGGHFGAGLGVIELTIALHYVFDTPDDRLVWDVGHQAYPHKILTGRRNRMLTLRQKDGIAAFPRRSESEYDTFGVGHSSTSISAALGMAIAARLQNSARKSIAVIGDGALTAGMAFEALNHAQEVDANMLVILNDNDMSISRNVGGLSNYLAKILSSRTYSSMREGSKKVLSRLPGAWEIARRTEEYAKGMLAPGTLFEELGWNYIGPIDGHDLPTMIATLRNMRDLKGPQFLHVVTKKGKGFAPAEIDPIGYHAITKLEPADKPAAPKKPSGPKYSSVFGQWLCDMAAADNRLVGITPAMKEGSDLVAFSERYPQRYFDVAIAEQHAVTLAAGMACEGSKPVVAIYSTFLQRAYDQLIHDVAVQNLDVLFAIDRAGLVGEDGPTHAGSYDLSYLRCIPGMLVMTPSDENELRKMLSTGHLYNGPAAVRYPRGTGPNAPISGDLEPLEIGKGVVRRQGEKVALLVFGVQLAEALQVAEQINATVVDMRFVKPLDEALVLELAGSHELLVTIEENAIMGGAGAAVGEFLASQAVVKPLLHLGLPDVYVEHAKPAQMLAECGLDAAGIEASVKARMNKLGL, encoded by the coding sequence ATGCCCACGACGTTTCAAGAGATCCCCCGCGAACGCCCGGTCACGCCGTTGCTCGACCGCGCTGACACGCCTGCCGGCCTGCGCCGGTTGGCCGAAGCCGACCTGGAGACCCTGGCCGACGAATTGCGCCAGGAGTTGCTCTATACCGTTGGTCAGACCGGTGGGCATTTCGGCGCCGGCCTGGGCGTCATCGAGCTGACGATCGCCCTGCACTACGTCTTCGATACCCCGGACGACCGGTTGGTGTGGGATGTAGGCCATCAGGCGTACCCGCACAAGATCCTCACCGGCCGCCGCAACCGCATGCTGACCCTGCGCCAGAAGGACGGCATCGCCGCCTTCCCGCGCCGCAGCGAAAGCGAGTACGACACCTTTGGCGTCGGGCACTCCAGCACCTCGATCAGTGCTGCCTTGGGCATGGCCATCGCCGCCCGCCTGCAGAACAGCGCGCGCAAATCGATCGCAGTGATCGGCGACGGCGCTCTCACCGCCGGCATGGCCTTCGAGGCGTTGAACCACGCCCAGGAAGTGGACGCCAACATGCTGGTGATCCTCAACGACAACGACATGTCGATTTCGCGCAACGTCGGCGGCCTGTCCAATTACCTGGCCAAGATCCTCTCCAGCCGCACCTACTCGAGCATGCGCGAAGGCAGCAAGAAAGTGCTGTCGCGCCTGCCAGGTGCGTGGGAGATCGCCCGCCGCACCGAGGAATACGCCAAGGGCATGCTGGCCCCCGGCACCCTGTTCGAAGAGTTGGGCTGGAACTACATCGGCCCGATCGACGGCCACGACCTGCCGACCATGATCGCCACCCTGCGCAACATGCGTGACCTCAAGGGCCCGCAGTTCCTGCACGTGGTGACCAAGAAGGGCAAGGGCTTCGCCCCGGCCGAGATCGACCCGATCGGCTACCACGCCATCACCAAGCTCGAGCCTGCCGACAAGCCTGCCGCACCGAAGAAGCCCAGCGGGCCGAAGTACTCTTCGGTGTTCGGCCAGTGGCTGTGCGACATGGCTGCCGCCGACAATCGCCTGGTGGGCATCACTCCAGCCATGAAAGAAGGCTCCGACCTGGTCGCCTTCAGCGAACGCTACCCGCAGCGCTACTTCGACGTGGCGATTGCCGAGCAGCACGCCGTCACCCTCGCCGCGGGGATGGCGTGCGAAGGCAGCAAGCCGGTGGTGGCGATCTACTCGACCTTCCTGCAGCGCGCCTACGACCAGCTGATCCACGACGTGGCGGTGCAGAACCTCGACGTGCTGTTCGCCATCGACCGTGCCGGCCTGGTTGGCGAAGACGGCCCGACCCACGCTGGCAGCTACGACCTGTCGTACCTGCGTTGCATCCCCGGCATGCTGGTGATGACGCCGAGCGACGAGAACGAACTGCGCAAGATGCTCAGCACCGGCCACCTGTACAACGGCCCGGCGGCCGTGCGCTACCCGCGTGGCACCGGCCCCAATGCGCCGATCAGCGGCGACCTGGAACCGCTGGAAATCGGCAAGGGCGTGGTTCGTCGCCAGGGCGAGAAAGTGGCCCTGCTGGTGTTTGGCGTGCAATTGGCCGAGGCCCTTCAAGTGGCCGAGCAGATCAACGCCACGGTGGTCGACATGCGCTTCGTCAAGCCACTGGACGAGGCGCTGGTGCTGGAACTGGCCGGCAGCCATGAGCTGCTGGTGACCATTGAAGAGAACGCCATCATGGGCGGTGCCGGCGCTGCCGTGGGTGAGTTCCTGGCCAGCCAGGCCGTGGTCAAGCCACTGCTGCACCTGGGGCTGCCGGATGTTTATGTCGAGCATGCCAAGCCAGCGCAGATGCTGGCCGAGTGCGGGCTGGATGCGGCCGGGATCGAGGCTTCGGTGAAAGCCCGGATGAACAAGCTGGGCCTGTAG
- the ispA gene encoding (2E,6E)-farnesyl diphosphate synthase: MISAYQASSQARVDAALEPLFIAPSKELERLYAAMRYSVMNGGKRVRPLLAYAACEALGVPAEQANGAACAVELIHAYSLVHDDLPAMDDDDLRRGQPTTHKAFDEACAILAGDGLQSLAFSALLDPRLSPQTDAIRLAMVQALAKAAGPAGMVGGQAIDLGSVGLKLDQQALEYMHRHKTGALIEASVRLGALASGRAEQPQLDALQTYAQAIGLAFQVQDDILDVESDTATLGKRQGADVARDKPTYPALLGLEAAKAYAIELRDQALVALQGFGENAEPLRALARYIVERRH; encoded by the coding sequence ATGATCAGCGCGTACCAGGCCAGCAGCCAGGCGCGTGTCGACGCGGCCCTCGAACCCCTGTTCATCGCCCCGTCCAAGGAGCTCGAGCGGCTGTATGCCGCCATGCGCTACAGCGTGATGAACGGTGGCAAGCGAGTGCGCCCACTGCTCGCCTACGCGGCCTGCGAAGCCCTGGGCGTACCAGCCGAGCAGGCCAATGGCGCCGCCTGCGCGGTAGAGCTGATCCATGCCTATTCGTTGGTGCATGACGACCTGCCGGCCATGGACGACGACGACCTGCGCCGCGGCCAACCGACCACCCACAAAGCCTTCGACGAAGCCTGCGCGATCCTCGCCGGTGATGGCCTTCAGAGCCTGGCCTTCAGCGCCCTGCTCGACCCACGTCTGAGCCCACAAACCGATGCCATCCGCCTGGCCATGGTCCAGGCACTGGCCAAGGCGGCAGGCCCGGCCGGCATGGTCGGCGGCCAGGCTATCGACTTGGGTTCAGTGGGGCTGAAGCTGGACCAGCAGGCACTGGAATACATGCATCGGCACAAGACCGGTGCGCTGATCGAGGCCAGCGTGCGCCTCGGCGCCCTGGCCAGCGGCCGCGCCGAACAACCGCAACTGGATGCCCTGCAGACCTATGCCCAAGCGATCGGCCTGGCGTTCCAGGTGCAGGACGATATCCTCGACGTGGAAAGCGACACCGCCACCCTCGGCAAGCGCCAGGGTGCTGACGTTGCCCGCGACAAACCGACCTACCCGGCCCTGCTCGGGCTGGAAGCAGCCAAGGCCTATGCGATCGAACTGCGCGACCAGGCGCTGGTCGCACTGCAAGGGTTTGGTGAAAACGCCGAGCCGCTGCGGGCGTTGGCGCGCTATATCGTCGAGCGGCGTCATTGA
- a CDS encoding alpha/beta hydrolase: MSKMPLYLALALALTAPAALAQPAREQKMDTSLLQRHDLAYRFSQLDLDSADGQRHYRLWIGKPDRPAPAAGYPVLWMLDGNAALGALDSEQLRQLAAGQAPLLVAVGYQTEQRIERAGRTLDYTPALTGQSEQRDPLTGQPSGGVDAFLDLLTQRMRPMVAEVAPIDLQRQTLWGHSYGGLAVLHTLFTRPGAFSDYAAASPSLWWHDGAIVREVQGLQQRLGGSRPRLLLMRGGEEPANPRTPVKGDVERPARELVADLGKVPGLQVRFERFEGLGHGPMLPASLKKVVEDLSR, encoded by the coding sequence ATGAGCAAGATGCCTCTGTACCTGGCCTTGGCACTGGCCCTCACCGCGCCGGCTGCCCTGGCGCAGCCGGCGCGTGAGCAGAAGATGGACACCTCACTGTTACAGCGCCACGACCTCGCCTACCGCTTCAGCCAGCTCGACCTGGATTCAGCGGATGGCCAGCGCCATTACCGGCTGTGGATCGGCAAGCCGGATCGCCCGGCGCCTGCCGCCGGTTATCCGGTGCTGTGGATGCTCGACGGCAATGCCGCGCTGGGCGCCCTGGACAGCGAACAGCTACGCCAACTCGCCGCGGGCCAGGCTCCGTTGCTGGTGGCGGTGGGTTATCAGACCGAGCAACGCATCGAACGGGCCGGGCGTACCCTCGACTACACCCCGGCACTGACGGGGCAATCCGAGCAGCGCGACCCGCTGACCGGCCAGCCCAGTGGTGGCGTGGATGCGTTCCTGGATCTGCTGACCCAGCGCATGCGGCCGATGGTAGCCGAAGTGGCACCGATCGATTTGCAACGCCAGACGCTGTGGGGGCACTCCTACGGGGGGCTGGCGGTATTGCATACGTTGTTCACACGGCCAGGCGCGTTCAGCGATTACGCGGCGGCCAGCCCTTCTTTGTGGTGGCACGACGGCGCGATCGTGCGCGAGGTGCAAGGGCTGCAGCAGCGCTTGGGTGGCAGCCGGCCACGGTTGCTGCTGATGCGCGGTGGCGAGGAACCGGCGAATCCGCGGACGCCGGTGAAAGGGGATGTGGAGCGGCCTGCGCGGGAGCTGGTTGCCGACCTGGGCAAGGTGCCGGGGTTGCAGGTGCGCTTCGAGCGGTTCGAAGGATTGGGGCATGGGCCGATGTTGCCGGCTTCGTTGAAGAAGGTGGTTGAAGATTTGTCCCGATAA
- a CDS encoding cobalamin-binding protein, with protein MRALFWLLAWLACSAEAGEPLRVISLAPSMSEIMLELQADDLLVGVLDGGQRPAALAGLPSVGRQGQLDMERLLSLKPDLLLLWPGSVAPAQRDQLKRLGIATYSAEPHDLDQLLEQIEAIAVQVGRAEQGRRYVAVLSERLRQLRQQYRRAEPLRVFYQVWDRPLYTLGGGQVVSDALAVCGARNIFADLGQPAPQVNVESVLLRDPQVILAGDSAQLASWKAWPRLSAVAGDRLLVVPDKGLERPSGQMIEATARLCALLATRAPASR; from the coding sequence ATGCGCGCACTGTTCTGGCTGTTGGCATGGCTGGCCTGCAGCGCCGAGGCCGGTGAGCCGTTGCGGGTCATCAGCCTAGCGCCCTCCATGAGTGAAATCATGCTCGAACTGCAGGCCGACGACCTGCTGGTAGGCGTGCTCGACGGCGGTCAACGGCCTGCCGCCCTGGCCGGCCTGCCTTCGGTGGGGCGCCAAGGGCAGTTGGACATGGAGCGTTTGCTCAGCCTCAAGCCGGACTTGCTGCTGCTGTGGCCGGGCAGCGTGGCCCCAGCCCAGCGCGATCAGCTCAAACGCCTGGGGATCGCCACCTACAGCGCCGAACCTCATGACCTTGACCAGTTGCTCGAGCAGATCGAGGCCATTGCCGTGCAAGTTGGGCGAGCGGAGCAAGGGCGGCGCTATGTGGCGGTGCTGAGCGAGCGCTTGCGTCAGTTGCGCCAGCAATATCGCCGGGCAGAGCCGCTGCGGGTGTTCTATCAGGTCTGGGACCGGCCGCTGTACACCTTGGGTGGTGGTCAGGTGGTCAGCGATGCATTGGCGGTTTGCGGGGCGCGCAATATCTTTGCCGACCTCGGCCAGCCAGCGCCGCAGGTCAATGTGGAGTCTGTTTTGTTGCGTGATCCGCAGGTGATCCTGGCGGGCGACTCGGCGCAGCTGGCCAGTTGGAAAGCCTGGCCGCGCCTGAGTGCCGTAGCGGGCGACCGCCTGCTGGTGGTGCCGGACAAGGGCCTGGAGCGTCCAAGCGGGCAGATGATCGAAGCTACCGCCCGCCTGTGTGCATTGCTGGCGACTAGAGCGCCGGCGTCCAGGTGA
- the ribB gene encoding 3,4-dihydroxy-2-butanone-4-phosphate synthase: protein MSTQYPQFPNVSAAIAAFQAGRPVLLLDDDDREDEADIVAAAENLSLQTMAMMIRDCSGIVCLCLDEATVDALQLAPMVQNNQARHGTGFTVTIEAAEGVSTGVSAQDRITTIEAALRSTAEQRHIVSPGHVFPLRARNGGVLTRRGHTEGSVDLARLAGLRPAAVLCELINPDGSMARGEQVAVYARQYNLPVLTIEELARYREAMVAREAVPA from the coding sequence ATGTCCACCCAATACCCGCAATTCCCCAATGTGTCCGCCGCCATCGCCGCTTTCCAGGCAGGCCGCCCTGTGCTGCTGCTCGACGATGACGACCGCGAGGATGAAGCGGACATCGTTGCTGCCGCAGAAAACCTCTCGCTGCAGACCATGGCCATGATGATCCGCGACTGCAGCGGCATCGTCTGCCTGTGCCTGGACGAGGCCACCGTCGACGCCTTGCAGCTGGCGCCCATGGTGCAGAACAACCAGGCCCGGCATGGCACTGGCTTCACCGTCACCATCGAAGCGGCCGAGGGCGTGAGCACTGGCGTGTCTGCCCAGGACCGCATCACCACCATCGAGGCCGCGCTGCGTTCGACCGCCGAACAGCGCCACATCGTCAGCCCGGGCCATGTGTTCCCGCTACGCGCGCGCAATGGCGGGGTACTGACCCGTCGCGGCCATACCGAAGGCTCGGTGGACCTGGCGCGCCTGGCCGGGCTGCGGCCGGCGGCGGTGCTGTGCGAGCTGATAAACCCGGATGGCAGCATGGCCCGCGGCGAGCAGGTGGCGGTGTATGCGCGGCAGTACAACCTGCCAGTACTGACCATCGAGGAATTGGCACGCTATCGTGAGGCGATGGTGGCGCGGGAAGCGGTGCCTGCCTGA